CGGCCGACTTTGAGCGGGTCGGCGACCAGGCGCTCCTTGACTGCCGTGAGGTCCATGCGCCGCACGATCAGCTGCGCCATGATGCCGCCGTCGAAGAATTCATTGACGCCGAAGATGCCGGCGAGCCGCCCGTCGCGGAAGATCGCTTTCAGGTAACGTCCGGTTTTTTCATCGAAGCGGGTCAGCACCTCGCTGCCTTCGGGCGCTTCGCTCGAGCCGACCGAGATCGCATGCCGGCCGAAGAAGTGGTAGGTGTTGAGCGGCACGCCGCCCGCGTAAGGCTTGATGCCCGCATCGCCCGCCATCGCCATGCCGGCCAGACGCCCCTGCTCGGTCGCCGAAGGCAGGATCGCGTTGACGCGCGGCGTCGGCGAGAAGAAATGCTTCGCCTGCGCGCAGTCGCCTGCCGCCCAGACGTTGGCGACGCTCGTGCGCATCGTGTCGTCGACGAGGATGCCGTGGTCGAACGCGACGCCGCTGCCATTGAGATACTCGAGGTTCGGCTTGACGCCGGTGGCGACGAGCAAGAGATCGGCTTCGAGCGTGGTGCCGTTGGCGAGCGTCAGGCGCGCGCCCACGGGCGAGGGCTCGAGGCGCACGACGCGGCTGCCGGTGAGGATCTTCGCGCCGTTGTCGGTGAACGCCTGCTCGATCATCTGCGCGGCCACTTTGTCGAAGTAGCCCGCGGTGAGCTGGTCGCTCATCTCGACGATCGTGACGCTCGCGCCCGCCTTGACCAGGTTCTCCGCGGCGTGCATGCCGACGAGCCCGGCGCCGAGCACGACCGCCTGGCGCGACTGCGCGATCGCTTCGCGCAGCCCGAGCGCGTCGTCGAGCGTCCGGAGCACGTGGTACGAGACGGTGTCGATACCGGGGATCGGCGGGATCGCGGGCGACGTGCCGGTCGCGAGCAAGAGCTTGTCGTAGCCGACGCGCGTGCCGTCGGCAAGTTCCGCGGTGTTCGCGTCCGCGTGCAGCGCGGCGAGCCCGGCCCCCGGCCGGTAGCTCACCGCGTTGCGCGCGAAGAAGTCGTCGTCGCGCAGGAACACGCGCTCGGGCGCGGATTTTCCGGACACGACATACGGCAGCACGGTCGGCGAATACGGCAGGTGCGCGTCGCGCGTCACCACCGTCAGCGTGCCTTCCGCGTCATGCATGCGGATCGCGCTGATCGCCTCGAGCGCCGCGTGGCTGCTGCCGACGATCAGGTATTGGGTCTGTTCCATCGCTGGCTCCATGGTTCTGCCGCCCTCAGTCATTCTCGTTGAGCCACACCGGCTCGGTCGGCGCCGGCCCGTCGAGGAGGGCCGCAGTGGCGTCGATGACGCGGTGAAAGTGGCCAATCGTGATG
Above is a genomic segment from Azoarcus sp. PA01 containing:
- a CDS encoding FAD-dependent oxidoreductase, yielding MEQTQYLIVGSSHAALEAISAIRMHDAEGTLTVVTRDAHLPYSPTVLPYVVSGKSAPERVFLRDDDFFARNAVSYRPGAGLAALHADANTAELADGTRVGYDKLLLATGTSPAIPPIPGIDTVSYHVLRTLDDALGLREAIAQSRQAVVLGAGLVGMHAAENLVKAGASVTIVEMSDQLTAGYFDKVAAQMIEQAFTDNGAKILTGSRVVRLEPSPVGARLTLANGTTLEADLLLVATGVKPNLEYLNGSGVAFDHGILVDDTMRTSVANVWAAGDCAQAKHFFSPTPRVNAILPSATEQGRLAGMAMAGDAGIKPYAGGVPLNTYHFFGRHAISVGSSEAPEGSEVLTRFDEKTGRYLKAIFRDGRLAGIFGVNEFFDGGIMAQLIVRRMDLTAVKERLVADPLKVGRELMSRTWR